One window of Nonomuraea muscovyensis genomic DNA carries:
- a CDS encoding CGNR zinc finger domain-containing protein gives MAATAFPILGTEPPVVEFANTLYGDGDRRIDFLDTAARIEEWFALVPLDGGVTAPAGVMGRHGERVRAARDCVRALLCAAADGRGPGRAAVERLNDLAAAAPTYPRLEWTPGAAPAVRRLDTVAGAPALLGRLASGCAELLAGPEPVAVRRCPGPGCSMLFVRGHPRRRWCHPSCGHRDRQARFYRRHLARRPT, from the coding sequence ATGGCAGCTACGGCGTTTCCGATCCTCGGCACCGAGCCGCCGGTGGTGGAGTTCGCCAACACGCTCTACGGCGACGGCGACCGGCGGATCGACTTCCTCGACACGGCCGCCCGGATCGAGGAGTGGTTCGCGCTGGTGCCCCTCGACGGCGGCGTCACGGCGCCCGCGGGCGTCATGGGGCGGCACGGCGAGCGGGTGCGGGCGGCGCGTGACTGCGTGCGGGCGCTGCTGTGCGCCGCGGCCGACGGGCGGGGGCCGGGCCGGGCGGCGGTCGAGCGGCTCAACGACCTGGCCGCGGCGGCGCCGACGTACCCGCGGCTGGAGTGGACACCCGGCGCCGCGCCGGCCGTGCGGCGTCTCGACACCGTCGCCGGCGCCCCCGCGCTGCTCGGCCGCCTCGCGAGCGGGTGCGCCGAGTTGCTGGCGGGGCCTGAGCCGGTGGCGGTCCGGCGCTGCCCGGGGCCGGGCTGTTCGATGCTCTTCGTCCGCGGCCATCCGCGGCGGCGCTGGTGTCACCCCTCGTGCGGCCACCGCGACCGGCAGGCCCGCTTCTACCGCAGACACCTCGCCCGGAGGCCGACATGA
- a CDS encoding GNAT family N-acetyltransferase, producing MTITWRRLGASDFPLLRRWLEQPHVARWWNHETSAEAVARDFGAAARGEEPSEDLLVHLDGRPLGLVQRCRLADYPGYRDELAAVTAVPEGAVTIDYLIGDPGQTGRGLGPAVIRAVVERTWEELPDATCVLVPVPVANRASWRALEKAGLCRVAEGELEPDNPVDGPAHYVYRTDRPA from the coding sequence ATGACGATCACCTGGCGCCGGCTCGGCGCGTCCGACTTCCCGCTGCTGCGGCGGTGGCTGGAGCAGCCCCACGTGGCCCGGTGGTGGAACCATGAGACCTCGGCCGAGGCGGTGGCGCGCGACTTCGGCGCCGCCGCCCGGGGCGAGGAGCCGTCCGAGGACCTGCTGGTGCACCTCGACGGCCGCCCGCTCGGCCTGGTGCAGCGATGCCGTCTGGCCGACTACCCCGGCTACCGCGACGAGCTGGCCGCCGTCACCGCCGTGCCCGAGGGGGCGGTGACCATCGACTACCTCATCGGCGATCCGGGACAGACGGGCCGCGGCCTCGGACCGGCGGTGATCCGCGCGGTGGTCGAGCGGACGTGGGAGGAACTGCCGGACGCCACCTGCGTGCTGGTCCCGGTGCCGGTCGCGAACCGCGCCTCGTGGCGGGCGCTGGAGAAGGCCGGGCTGTGCCGGGTCGCCGAGGGCGAGCTGGAGCCCGACAACCCCGTCGACGGCCCCGCCCACTACGTGTACCGGACGGACCGGCCTGCGTAG
- a CDS encoding TetR/AcrR family transcriptional regulator, whose product MPPSRPDRPRTPRTALSRERVLRAAAQVADERGVASVTMRKVAEHLGVEAMSLYYHVAGKDEILDGIVDLVFDEIELPPGEADWKTAMFRRAASARRVLSRHTWALGLMESRRNPGPATLRHHDAVIGSLRAAGFSIGMAAHAFSALDSYVYGFVLQESSLPFSTPDELEDVAETIGRSMPAGMYPHLAEMMTDHALQPGYAYAEEFEFGLGLILDGLERILRGPG is encoded by the coding sequence ATGCCGCCATCGCGCCCCGACCGGCCACGCACGCCCCGCACCGCGCTGAGCAGGGAGCGCGTCCTGCGAGCCGCCGCGCAGGTCGCCGACGAGCGGGGCGTCGCCTCGGTCACCATGCGCAAGGTGGCCGAGCATCTCGGGGTCGAGGCGATGTCGCTCTACTACCACGTGGCCGGCAAGGACGAGATCCTGGACGGGATCGTGGACCTCGTCTTCGACGAGATCGAACTGCCCCCGGGCGAGGCGGACTGGAAGACGGCCATGTTTCGGCGCGCGGCCTCGGCCCGCCGGGTCCTGTCGCGCCACACCTGGGCGCTCGGGCTGATGGAGTCCCGGCGGAACCCCGGCCCCGCGACGTTGCGCCACCACGACGCCGTGATCGGGAGCCTGCGGGCCGCGGGGTTCTCGATCGGGATGGCCGCTCACGCGTTCTCCGCCCTCGACAGCTACGTCTACGGGTTCGTCCTGCAGGAGTCGAGCCTGCCGTTCAGCACCCCGGATGAGCTCGAGGACGTGGCCGAGACGATCGGCCGGAGCATGCCCGCCGGGATGTATCCGCACCTCGCCGAGATGATGACGGACCACGCCCTGCAACCGGGGTACGCCTACGCGGAGGAGTTCGAGTTCGGGCTCGGCCTGATCCTCGACGGCCTGGAGAGGATCCTCCGGGGGCCCGGGTGA
- a CDS encoding NAD(P)-dependent oxidoreductase: MDERPFRVCVVGASGKLGRYMIRHALDRGYEVVGVCREQSVGKLAEFAGRITVVPGATDDRQVIRRAVAGCDGVLTVLVPWGVKGYSTGTAQAVLDHAPPGARLVFSCGWHITRDGQDVYGLGLRVFLKVFGPLARLARFADLADQVEACRRVFASDTRWTVVRGSNLEEGESQGLPVWSRHVGDPVLKSNLTRRADFALFMVAALADDELVHEAPAIVGCRTPSALAHAQPA; encoded by the coding sequence ATGGACGAACGCCCGTTTCGGGTCTGCGTCGTCGGAGCTTCCGGGAAGCTCGGGCGATACATGATCCGGCACGCCCTGGACCGGGGCTACGAGGTGGTGGGAGTGTGCCGCGAGCAGAGCGTCGGGAAGCTCGCGGAGTTCGCGGGGCGGATCACCGTCGTGCCTGGGGCGACGGACGACCGCCAGGTCATCAGGCGTGCGGTCGCCGGGTGCGACGGCGTGCTGACGGTGCTGGTCCCCTGGGGTGTCAAGGGCTACTCGACCGGGACGGCCCAGGCGGTGCTGGACCACGCGCCCCCGGGGGCGCGGCTGGTGTTCTCCTGCGGATGGCACATCACGCGAGACGGCCAGGATGTGTACGGGCTCGGGCTCCGGGTGTTCCTCAAGGTCTTCGGCCCGCTCGCGCGGCTCGCCCGCTTCGCAGACCTCGCCGACCAGGTGGAGGCGTGCCGCAGAGTGTTCGCCAGCGACACCCGCTGGACCGTCGTGCGCGGCAGCAACCTGGAGGAGGGCGAGAGCCAGGGGCTGCCGGTGTGGAGCCGGCACGTCGGCGATCCGGTCCTCAAGAGCAACCTCACCCGCCGGGCGGACTTCGCGCTGTTCATGGTGGCGGCGCTGGCCGACGACGAACTGGTCCACGAGGCTCCGGCGATCGTCGGCTGCCGGACGCCCTCGGCACTCGCCCACGCCCAGCCGGCCTGA
- a CDS encoding PQQ-binding-like beta-propeller repeat protein — protein sequence MLACSMVSALAVLGAVAPAAAAAAPRVEDVGVPLEDVLLIGGVVAPGPGGRTVLWGASSGAPAHLNAVDPATGAEVARYDLPGAGGSWAVDASPDGGVYAGTYGDGRLYRWTDQGGVQDLGRPVPSENFIWSVAAGEGGTVYGGTSPGGRLFAYDPATGVRDYGKLSPAHAYVRSVSYAGGKIYAGTEAPAAVFEIDAASGATRQLPLPDGFDPAGQWAYDVNVAGGFLYVRFGGASPGPLHVWDIAAGGWSDTLAAAHGLDVSPPDDEGAVYLVKGGELVRYDPRTKATTGTGVPITGRVANTRGIGWAELGLPDYPGKSVVGLLWRGLMFRYNPQTGAKSFVQTAVKGEPIDVTALAEGPDGRMYAGGFLNGGFAALDPVTGKRAEFHTFSQSEDMTAHDGKLYIGAYPEARVYAYDPALPWNSTEYSPSPEPGPAANPARLFDLAADKQIRPRALVSAGRYLAAGTMPDLGHLGGVLAVWDPRTGTLKHSQRNVVKDQSIVSLAYRDGVLYGGTSIYSGQSATPPTQPESKLFAWSVKENRLLWEIVPAPGKPAIPALTFDDRGRLWGIAGGEVFAVSTAARKVVERVTLSAGKSSSGQLAFNRRDHLLYGAHAGQDVFSLDPRTGRHTVLRQGPVHHLAVHGSGDVYFAEGARLFRLTR from the coding sequence ATGCTTGCATGCAGCATGGTGAGCGCTCTCGCGGTGCTCGGCGCCGTCGCTCCGGCGGCGGCCGCGGCGGCGCCACGCGTGGAGGATGTCGGCGTCCCGCTGGAGGACGTGCTGCTGATCGGCGGCGTGGTGGCGCCCGGCCCCGGTGGCCGCACCGTCCTGTGGGGCGCCTCCTCCGGCGCCCCCGCCCACCTCAACGCCGTCGACCCCGCCACCGGTGCCGAGGTGGCCAGATACGACCTGCCGGGCGCCGGCGGCTCCTGGGCCGTGGACGCTTCCCCTGACGGCGGCGTCTACGCCGGCACGTACGGCGACGGCCGCCTCTACCGCTGGACGGACCAGGGCGGTGTCCAGGATCTCGGCAGGCCCGTGCCCTCGGAGAACTTCATCTGGTCCGTGGCCGCGGGCGAGGGTGGCACCGTCTACGGCGGCACCTCCCCAGGCGGTCGCCTGTTCGCCTACGACCCCGCGACCGGCGTGCGCGACTACGGCAAGCTCTCACCCGCCCACGCCTACGTCCGCAGCGTCTCCTACGCCGGCGGGAAGATCTACGCGGGCACCGAGGCTCCCGCCGCCGTCTTCGAGATCGACGCGGCCTCGGGCGCCACGAGGCAGCTCCCCCTGCCCGACGGTTTCGACCCGGCGGGCCAGTGGGCCTACGACGTCAACGTCGCGGGCGGCTTCCTCTACGTCCGCTTCGGTGGCGCGAGCCCTGGCCCGCTGCACGTCTGGGACATCGCCGCCGGTGGATGGAGCGACACGCTCGCCGCCGCGCACGGCCTCGACGTCTCGCCCCCGGACGACGAGGGCGCGGTCTACCTGGTCAAGGGCGGTGAGCTGGTCCGCTACGACCCCCGTACCAAGGCCACGACGGGGACCGGGGTGCCCATCACGGGCCGGGTGGCCAACACGCGCGGCATCGGCTGGGCCGAGCTGGGCCTGCCGGACTATCCGGGCAAGAGCGTCGTGGGCCTGCTCTGGCGCGGGCTGATGTTCCGCTACAACCCGCAGACCGGCGCGAAGTCGTTCGTGCAGACGGCGGTCAAGGGCGAGCCCATCGACGTGACCGCGCTCGCGGAGGGTCCCGACGGCCGCATGTACGCCGGTGGCTTCCTCAACGGCGGCTTCGCCGCCCTGGACCCGGTGACGGGCAAGAGGGCGGAGTTCCACACGTTCTCCCAGAGCGAGGACATGACCGCCCACGACGGCAAGCTCTACATCGGCGCCTACCCCGAGGCGAGGGTCTACGCCTACGACCCGGCGCTGCCGTGGAACAGCACCGAGTACTCGCCGAGCCCCGAGCCGGGCCCCGCGGCGAACCCGGCGCGGCTGTTCGACCTCGCGGCGGACAAGCAGATCAGGCCGCGGGCGCTGGTGTCGGCGGGCCGCTATCTCGCCGCGGGCACCATGCCGGACCTCGGCCATCTGGGCGGCGTGCTGGCCGTGTGGGACCCGCGGACCGGGACGCTCAAGCACTCCCAGCGCAACGTGGTCAAGGACCAGAGCATCGTCTCGCTCGCCTACCGCGACGGCGTGCTCTACGGCGGCACGTCCATCTACAGCGGCCAGTCGGCCACGCCGCCGACGCAGCCGGAGTCCAAGCTGTTCGCGTGGTCGGTGAAGGAGAACCGGCTGCTGTGGGAGATCGTCCCCGCCCCGGGCAAGCCCGCCATCCCGGCGCTGACGTTCGACGACCGTGGGCGGTTGTGGGGGATCGCGGGCGGTGAGGTGTTCGCGGTCAGCACGGCCGCTCGCAAGGTGGTCGAACGCGTCACGCTGTCGGCCGGCAAGAGCTCGAGCGGGCAGCTCGCCTTCAACCGGCGCGATCACCTCCTGTACGGCGCGCACGCCGGTCAGGACGTCTTCTCGCTCGACCCGCGGACCGGGCGGCACACCGTGCTGAGGCAGGGACCCGTGCACCACCTCGCGGTGCACGGGTCCGGGGACGTCTACTTCGCCGAGGGGGCGCGCCTGTTCCGGCTGACCCGCTAG